One segment of Ziziphus jujuba cultivar Dongzao chromosome 12, ASM3175591v1 DNA contains the following:
- the LOC107429223 gene encoding probable RNA-dependent RNA polymerase 1, with protein sequence MGKTIRLHGFSGVENPKDVVEFLEEYTGEGTVYTVEVGQYKNQRRAFAKVQFTSEESAEIIMDLAADQDERFWYDEDSYLQARELDLDIEKKPKVFAYSMDDVTLYFGGQISEDNFSVLWKRTNVSVKFGAGLRNFYFFFTYHSVEYKLELPCESIWKIELRRPRRQATKFLLIQLIGAPRIYEKDVPIVNYFKEAPNRYWVREVDFTPSSSIGQSSAICLELPYRCQLPDLRDHFIYYEEEEGHFELEKGDGFSHDSNLVPLVDPPPGIDLPYKILFKVNSLVQHGCLPGQALDINFFRLVDPTRINIHSIECALNRLYHLKECCYDPVKWLKEQYRKNLSNTLIPQVPYIVLDEGLVYVYRVQVTPSKVYFCGPEINLSNRVLRNYPEDIDNFLRVSFVDEDLGSIYSTDLSPRTTSADDEERRTGIYERILSVLKDGIVIGDKKFEFLAFSSSQLKDNSVWMFASRPGLNAADIREWMGDFRHIRNVAKYAARLGQSFSSSRETLSVFHHEREIIADIEVQKGGVKYCFSDGIGKISAEFAERVAGKCSISYTPSAFQIRYGGYKGVVAIDPTSSANLSLRKSMCKYSSKNIKLDVLSWSGYHRCFLNRQIITLLSTLGVKDHVFEKKQKEEINQLKAILTDPLRARQGLELMFPGENTNILKEMLVCGYKPNAEPFLSMMLQTLCASKLLELRTRTRIYIRNGRSVIGCLDETGTLEYGQVFVKCSRRKLLDDSSFMFSDCNSSEDSFVVPGKVVVAKNPCLHPGDVRVLRAVDVPALHHIVDCVVFPQKGKRPHPNECSGSDLDGDIYFVCWDPDLIPPQQIDPMDYTPAPITELDHDVTMEDVEEYFTNFMVNDVMGIIANAHTVFADSSMKKAMSDSCLELAELFSIAVDFSKTGVPAKIPRHLRVKDYPDFMEKSDKPTYESKQVIGKLFRQVKDVELHSNSIKSFTKEVAKKCYDPDMKVDEYWDYVADAFMYKTEYDYRLGNLMDYYGFKTEAELLTGNVIGVSKYFDRKRDLESVNYAVKSLRKEARTWFNAEGNEESVNYAKASAWYHVTYHPSYRGCYNKGMKRDYFLSFPWCVYDKLIMIKKSKMGIKT encoded by the exons ATGGGAAAGACAATCCGGTTACATGGATTTTCTGGTGTAGAAAATCCAAAAGATGTGGTGGAATTTCTAGAGGAATATACTGGGGAAGGAACTGTTTATACTGTTGAGGTTGGGCAGTACAAAAATCAGCGAAGGGCATTTGCTAAAGTTCAATTCACTAGCGAAGAAAGTGCTGAAATTATCATGGACTTGGCAGCTGATCAAGATGAACGCTTTTGGTATGATGAGGATTCTTACTTACAAGCTCGGGAGTTGGATCTCGACATTGAAAAGAAGCCAAAGGTCTTTGCCTATAGCATGGATGATGTAACACTATACTTTGGAGGTCAGATCTCTGAGGACAACTTTTCTGTGCTATGGAAAAGGACGAATGTATCAGTGAAATTTGGGGCGGGGCTTAGAAATTTCTACTTCTTTTTCACTTATCATTCTGTCGAATACAAGCTTGAGCTCCCCTGTGAGAGCATTTGGAAGATTGAGCTACGTCGTCCACGTCGTCAAGCTACCAAGTTTCTTCTCATCCAG tTAATAGGTGCTCCAAGAATTTATGAGAAAGATGTTCCTATTGTGAACTATTTTAAGGAAGCTCCTAACAGGTACTGGGTCCGGGAAGTCGATTTTACTCCATCATCCTCCATCGGGCAATCTTCTGCTATATGTTTGGAGCTCCCATACAGATGCCAGCTTCCAGATTTGCGTGATCATTTCATTTAttacgaagaagaagaagggcatTTCGAACTCGAGAAAGGTGACGGTTTCTCACATGATTCGAATCTTGTTCCTCTTGTTGATCCACCACCAGGCATTGACTTGCCATACAAGATCCTGTTCAAGGTAAATTCCTTGGTTCAACATGGATGCCTTCCTGGACAAGCACTTGATATCAATTTTTTCCGGTTAGTCGATCCAACTAGGATAAATATCCATAGTATAGAATGTGCATTGAACAGGTTATATCATCTAAAAGAATGTTGCTATGACCCTGTGAAGTGGCTCAAAGAGCAATACCGAAAGAACCTCTCAAATACACTAATTCCTCAAGTACCTTATATTGTTCTGGATGAAGGATTGGTATATGTATACCGGGTTCAAGTAACACCTTCAAAAGTATATTTCTGTGGCCCTGAGATTAATCTATCAAATCGGGTTTTGCGCAATTATCCTGaagatattgataattttctgcGTGTTTCTTTCGTCGATGAGGACTTGGGTAGCATTTATTCAACAGATTTATCTCCACGCACAACTTCAGCGGATGATGAGGAAAGGCGAACTGGAATTTATGAAAGGATACTAAGTGTACTAAAAGACGGAATAGTTATTGGTGACAAGAAGTTTGAGTTTCTTGCTTTTTCATCAAGTCAACTAAAAGATAATTCTGTTTGGATGTTTGCTTCAAGACCAGGGCTTAATGCAGCAGACATCAGGGAATGGATGGGAGATTTTCGTCACATTAGAAATGTGGCAAAGTATGCTGCTAGGCTGGGACAATCTTTCAGCTCTTCCAGGGAAACACTGAGTGTTTTCCATCACGAAAGAGAAATAATTGCCGACATAGAAGTCCAAAAGGGTGGAGTCAAATATTGTTTCTCTGATGGGATAGGGAAAATATCTGCAGAATTTGCTGAAAGAGTGGCAGGAAAATGCAGCATAAGTTATACTCCATCGGCGTTTCAGATTCGATATGGTGGCTACAAAGGTGTTGTGGCTATCGATCCAACTTCTTCTGCGAATTTGTCATTAAGAAAGAGCATGTGCAAGTAcagttcaaaaaatataaaactggaTGTTTTATCATGGAGTGGCTATCATCGTTGTTTCCTCAATAGACAAATAATAACCCTTTTGTCTACTCTTGGAGTTAAAGATCACGTTTTCGAAAAGAAGCAAAAAGAGGAAATAAATCAACTGAAGGCTATTCTAACTGATCCATTAAGAGCACGGCAAGGACTGGAGTTGATGTTTCCAGGAGAAAACACAAACATTCTAAAGGAAATGCTTGTTTGTGGCTATAAGCCAAATGCAGAACCATTTCTTTCTATGATGCTACAAACTCTTTGTGCATCGAAGTTACTAGAACTCCGGACGAGGACGAGGATATATATTCGAAATGGAAGATCAGTAATTGGATGCCTAGATGAAACTGGGACATTGGAATATGGTCAAGTGTTTGTGAAATGTTCTCGTCGTAAACTCTTGGATGATTCTTCCTTCATGTTCAGCGATTGCAATTCAAGCGAAGACAGTTTCGTTGTTCCTGGAAAGGTGGTTGTTGCTAAAAATCCTTGTTTACATCCGGGAGATGTTCGTGTTCTCAGGGCTGTGGATGTGCCTGCATTGCACCACATTGTGGATTGTGTGGTTTTCCCACAAAAGGGAAAAAG ACCCCATCCTAATGAATGTTCGGGGAGCGATTTGGATGGAGACATCTACTTCGTTTGCTGGGACCCTGATCTCATTCCTCCTCAGcaaattgatcctatggatTATACACCAGCACCGATCACAGAATTGGACCACGATGTTACAATGgag GATGTTGAGGAGTATTTTACCAACTTTATGGTAAATGATGTCATGGGAATTATTGCAAATGCTCATACTGTCTTCGCAGATTCGAGCATGAAGAAGGCTATGAGTGACTCATGTCTTGAGTTAGCAGAGCTATTCTCAATTGCCGTTGACTTCTCAAAAACTGGTGTCCCTGCTAAAATACCACGCCATCTGCGTGTCAAAGACTACCCAGATTTCATGGAAAAATCCGACAAGCCTACCTACGAATCGAAACAAGTGATCGGGAAGTTGTTTCGACAGGTAAAGGATGTTGAACTACACTCAAACTCCATAAAATCATTCACTAAGGAAGTAGCTAAGAAGTGCTACGACCCAGATATGAAGGTGGATGAATATTGGGATTATGTAGCAGATGCCTTTATGTATAAGACAGAGTATGACTACAGGTTGGGAAACTTGATGGATTACTATGGATTCAAAACCGAAGCAGAATTACTGACTGGAAACGTTATCGGAGTTTCGAAATATTTTGATAGGAAACGAGACTTAGAATCTGTTAATTATGCTGTGAAATCATTGAGAAAAGAAGCAAGGACTTGGTTCAATGCTGAAGGAAATGAGGAGTCGGTGAATTATGCCAAAGCATCAGCTTGGTATCATGTTACATATCATCCTAGTTACAGGGGCTGTTACAATAAGGGAATGAAAAGAGATTATTTCTTGAGCTTCCCATGGTGTGTTTATGACAAGCTCATCATGATCAAGAAGAGCAAAATGGGCATAAAAACTTGA